A single region of the Sphaeramia orbicularis chromosome 6, fSphaOr1.1, whole genome shotgun sequence genome encodes:
- the nr2e3 gene encoding photoreceptor-specific nuclear receptor — MGDHKTRMNMFSSDNSKDFTQQSTDGNQTEKSPAAGKAMSQGLLCKVCADSSSGKHYGIYACNGCSGFFKRSVRRRLIYRCQAGTGRCPVDKAHRNQCQACRLKKCLQAGMNKDAVQNERQPRSTAQVSLDSISMDTKKEHLATTQELSSSPSYSSVICRPLVTSSVTTPATLQPCSNPNNNHRFMVSLLTAETCAKLEPEDEEENIDVTTNDSERDPSPSECRVSPFTSSCSESVYETSARLLFMSVKWAKNLPVFSLLPFRDQVILLEEAWSEMFLLCAIQWSLPMDSCPLLSLPDFSPTQQSKVSPPTADLRMLEEVFSRFKALAVDPTEFACLKAIVLFKPEARSLKDPEQVENLQDQSQVLLSQHIHSVYPGQSGRFGRLLLLLPSLHFVSSEKIEQLFFSKTIGNTPMEKLLCDMFKN, encoded by the exons ATGGGTGACCACAAGACCAGAATGAACATGTTTTCTTCTGATAACTCAAAGGACTTCACACAGCAGAGCACAGATGGAAACCAGACAG AAAAATCTCCAGCTGCAGGAAAAGCAATGAGCCAAGGCCTTCTTTGTAAAGTGTGTGCTGACTCAAGCAGCGGTAAACACTACGGCATCTACGCCTGCAACGGCTGCAGCGGCTTCTTCAAGCGCAGCGTGAGACGGAGACTCATCTACAG GTGTCAGGCTGGAACTGGAAGGTGCCCTGTTGACAAGGCTCATAGGAACCAGTGCCAGGCTTGTCGACTAAAGAAGTGTCTTCAGGCTGGGATGAACAAAGATG CTGTGCAGAATGAGCGACAACCTCGAAGCACAGCACAGGTCAGCCTGGACTCCATAAGTATGGACACTAAAAAGGAGCACCTGGCCACTACACAGGAGCTCTCCTCATCTCCCTCATACTCCTCAGTCATCTGTAGACCTCTGGTCACTTCCTCTGTTACCACTCCTGCCACCTTGCAACCCTGCAGCAACCCAAATAATAACCACCGCTTCATGGTCAGCCTGCTGACTGCAGAGACCTGCGCAAAACTGGAACCTGAGGATG AGGAGGAAAATATCGACGTGACGACCAATGATTCAGAGAGAGATCCATCTCCTTCCGAGTGCCGCGTGTCTCCGTTCACCTCCAGCTGTTCAGAGAGTGTATATGAAACATCTGCACGGCTTCTCTTCATGTCAGTCAAGTGGGCAAAAAATCTGCCTGTTTTTTCTCTCCTACCATTTCGAGACCAG GTGATTCTGCTAGAAGAGGCTTGGAGTGAGATGTTCCTCCTGTGTGCTATCCAGTGGTCTCTGCCCATGGACAGCTGTCCTCTTCTGTCTCTGCCAGATTTTTCACCAACACAACAGTCTAAAGTTAGCCCCCCCACAGCTGACCTGCGCATGCTGGAAGAGGTCTTCAGTCGCTTCAAGGCCCTGGCTGTTGACCCAACCGAGTTTGCCTGCCTGAAAGCCATAGTTCTGTTCAAACCAG AGGCACGCAGCCTCAAAGACCCAGAGCAGGTGGAGAATCTGCAGGACCAGTCACAGGTGTTGCTGAGTCAACACATCCACTCAGTATACCCAGGACAGAGTGGAAG GTTTGGAAGATTGCTACTTCTGCTGCCGTCCCTCCACTTTGTGAGCTCCGAGAAAATAGAACAACTCTTCTTTTCCAAGACAATTGGCAACACACCCATGGAGAAGCTACTGTGTGACATGTTCAAAAACTAA